In Denticeps clupeoides chromosome 1, fDenClu1.1, whole genome shotgun sequence, a single window of DNA contains:
- the LOC114796457 gene encoding titin isoform X38, protein MQMESRRKSQRSSFMDSLSSRSQWIIVLGLLITWSMAGIFMFDFINFKEEPDTQEDPIAAINDALESISEYMDKGLDVLSDPLGLVPESGEIVESAVDGLADLAGSASGLLLDSEGSVYGVRFLKSGGALIEDVRTGMQDAVLYLFHIFEGVLNAVTSFPVGILTQTLDGVKCILNLIANCIPSMPASREGSSYGVGALKSGGALMEDARIGLKNAVLYIFDVFQGLLNAAASFPFDGVTWIVNLIANCIPSMPAGHEGGFYGEVVLQSGGALVEDVRTGVKNVVLYLFNVFEGVLDAVIFIPDLLVTQTMHGVKYITNIVVYCVTSIPIDHAGWIPESIKPMNAITYATEGITNLNKNVFGSLSNMFKSDEGYIPEMSFDPMKVVTDAVEEITDKRNMFLAYLSTMLMQEKEDALQMKRKKGEFFPPLETVTEIMDRKEDDVLLEKIFKATSTKLEDHRRGRAMDDLQEEHEQKQEDSGKLDLKEEEDLDHMGEYQQEDRDEKNNKDASDYYNVSEPENLDDAVEKNVEGLVFLMKPITDVPDLERDSEAADEYEDKKSPESVIPEIEEFKEFETIPDDDEEMISGDTEETGKQARSDITEEEDDDDDDDDDDDKVPAEQAHSDITVSDFEGEIEMKVTDDDDLDSEDTEEKTSNVADDHIIEGEDDGEDLTEKTTAASKLAETTDDYNNDDAEDYRGGDEDNKDKDDYLEIEDAEETTAHDESVSEIDNKKDHVTESEDDVKDLIGPFTEAPKLADNEDDLEREDEEGKITSDLALAEIDNKHDHMTESEDDLIEPPTAAASLTDNHNVHDDDDAEEKIKSDVVVTEMDDKDDPLTVSEADSEDLIDPPAEAPSLTENCDVNYGDVHDDDDDLDSDDAEEKIKSDGGLAEDLVEPQTESPKMAEASDADEEDDLQSEDAEDKIKAEIRNKDDHMTESEDDSEDHTEPTTAAPSLAEVSDNQNDDEDDNDFDSDGSEMTEPLETMDTDVSAEQTKPEDILLKPDSSANGDDQNNNNNDRRKEKSKMKKQLPGKTRQSNITSDVLTEQEDLDSLPQDLYGVLEQEKAYKEQKTKEEVYKVIQELRAAEDEEDEEQMAITEETEKNAEEKTSDRMKRKAKLQMNMTSDDLEPKAEKLEKPEKLKKKPSVETHVIKKKSQKEVEAQRERAKPAKKEAEVLKEKVKPAKTERKVAKKAEQAKKAAPKVSTEKAKISPERKEAEDLKRKVKPAPAIKEVPQEKVKLAPEEAEVTKEKVKPLKKDFAASKEKAKPKKDVEAQTERAKPGKDAEVPKEKAKAKEARQVAKEKPAAQIKEPQVPQKKPITPEKEPAEKAKARPTKKESELPKEKAKAPAEVKEVPKEKVKPTPPIKKPKILKKDLKPITKEPKIPKEESKPIKKEPKIPKEEPKPIKEEPEIPKEESKPTKKVPEKAKSAPAIKEPEMPKEKEKPTLTVKKAEVTKEKAKSTRAAKQAEVPKEKARPTPGVKKPEEETHPEKKEIQKEEPKSSKKEPKILKEEPKPIKKEPKILKELKPIKKVPKIPKEGSKPIKKELKMPKEEPKPIKEEPEIPKEEPKPTKKEPEISKEESKPIKTEPKVPKEETPPSKKDPKILKEETQPMKKAPELSKEEPKHIKKEHKVLKEEPSPITKEPKIPKEEPKPKKESKIPKAKPRPTMKEPDISKEESKPIKTEPKSPKKELKPIKKEPKIPKEELKPIKKEPKVKKENTQPIKKEPKIPKVKAKPIMKEPKVPKEEIQLIKKEAKIPEEEPKPIKKEPKVPKEETKPIKKEPKVKKEDTQSITKAEPKIPKEEPEPIKKEPKVPKEDTQPIKKEPKIPVEEPKPIKKEPKVPKEDTHPIKKEPKIPVEEPKPIKKEPKVPKEDTQPIKKEPKIPVEEPKSIKKEPKIPVEEPKSIKKEPKVPKEETKPIKKEPKIPEEEPKSIKKEPKVPKEETKPIKKEPKTPKVEAKPIKKEPKIPEEEPKSIKKEPKIPVEEPKSIKKEPKVPKEETKPIKKEPKIPKEEPKPIKKEPKIPEEEPKPIKKEPKVPKEETKPIKKEPKTPKVEAKPIKKESKIPEEEPKSIKKEPKIPEEEPKSIKKEPKIPEEESKSIKKEPKVPKEDTQPIKKEPKIPKEEPKPIKKEPKVPKEETKPIKKEPKTPKVEAKPIKKEPKIPEEEPKSIKKELDILKEEPKKAEAEVAKGKVKSTPAVKKPEVPKEKPEPIKKEAEMPKEKLKATPTIKKAEVQKEEKKLMKKEPEVPNEKVLHTTATQVEPVLKEKVKPPRKDVELAKAKAKPAPPLKAEAGIPKDKAKPKKAAEKDKEKPEPTPSPKELGVKKEKVPAAPTAKKPDVPKTEAKQPKKAPGAVLKERLKLTRGKADIHLKAELEGLKNLTKPIPKKEHIVKERKKLVEKATPEAPKEVKPVPETEEPEVSQETTAPLEKVVHIESVTPVDVTEPAPTKPGEPPLLEEFGAEEDDLPYFQCFFVDEDDTHYPFFPFSPIQM, encoded by the exons ATGCAGATGGAGTCTCGTCGCAAGAGCCAGCGCAGCAGCTTCATGGATTCCCTTAGCAGCCGCAGCCAATGGATCATCGTCCTCGGCCTCCTCATCACCTGGTCCATGGCTGGCATATTTATGTTCGACTTCATCAATTTCAAGGAAGAACCGG acacacaggagGATCCCATAGCCGCTATAAACGATGCGTTGGAGAGCATCTCGGAATATATGGATAAAGGCCTGGACGTTTTGAGTGACCCGCTGG GTTTAGTACCTGAATCGGGTGAGATAGTCGAGTCTGCTGTTGATGGACTCGCTGATTTAGCAGGCTCGGCATCAGGACTGCTGCTGGACAGTGAAG gGAGCGTGTACGGAGTGCGTTTCTTGAAATCAGGTGGTGCTCTAATCGAAGATGTAAGAACTGGAATGCAGGATGCGGTGCTGTATTTATTCCACATCTTTGAAG GAGTGCTGAATGCAGTGACCTCCTTCCCAGTAGGAATTTTGACTCAAACACTTGATGGAGTTAAATGCATACTGAACTTGATCGCAAACTGTATTCCAAGCATGCCAGCTAGCCGTGAAG GGAGTTCTTATGGAGTGGGCGCCCTGAAATCTGGTGGTGCACTAATGGAAGATGCAAGAATTGGGCTGAAGAACGCAGTCCTGTATATATTCGACGTCTTTCAAG GCCTCCTCAATGCAGCGGCCTCCTTCCCGTTTGATGGAGTAACATGGATAGTGAACTTGATTGCAAACTGTATTCCAAGCATGCCAGCTGGCCACGAAG gggGTTTTTATGGAGAGGTTGTCCTGCAATCTGGAGGTGCACTCGTGGAAGATGTGAGAACTGGAGTGAAGAATGTGGTTCTGTATTTATTCAACGTCTTCGAAG GAGTGCTGGATGCAGTTATCTTCATCCCGGATCTGCTTGTGACTCAAACAATGCATGGAGTGAAATACATAACAAACATTGTGGTATATTGCGTCACAAGCATACCCATTGACCATGCAG GTTGGATTCCCGAAAGCATTAAACCAATGAACGCCATTACTTACGCAACAGAAGGAATCACTAACCTAAACAAGAATGTCTTTGGCTCGTTGTCTAACATGTTCAAGAGTGATGAAG GTTACATTCCGGAAATGAGCTTTGACCCCATGAAAGTTGTCACTGATGCAGTAGAAGAAATTACTGACAAAAGGAACATGTTCTTGGCATATTTGTCAACTATGCTGATGCAAGAAAAGG aaGATGCACTacagatgaaaagaaagaaag GAGAATTTTTCCCTCCACTAGAAACAG TTACAGAGATCATGGACAGAAAAGAAGATGATGTTCTGCTGGAGAAGATCTTTAAGGCCACTAGTACAAAGCTAGAAGATCACAGGAGAGGAAGAGCCATGGATGACCTCCAAGAAGAGCATGAGCAAAAACAGGAAGATTCTGGTAAATTGGAtttgaaagaggaagaagatcTAGATCACATGGGAGAATATCAACAGGAGGACAGGGATGAGAAAAACAACAAGGATGCTTCTGATTATTATAATGTTTCCGAACCTGAAAATCTTGATGATGCTGTTGAAAAAAATGTTGAGGGTCTTGTGTTTTTGATGAAACCCATCACAGACGTTCCAGATTTGGAAAGGGATTCTGAAGCAGCAGATGAATATGAGGATAAGAAGAGTCCAGAGTCTGTCATTCCTGAAATAgaagaatttaaagaatttgaAACAATTCCAGATGACGATGAAGAAATGATCAGTGGGGATACAGAGGAGACAGGAAAACAGGCAAGATCTGACataacagaagaagaagatgatgatgatgatgatgatgatgatgatgataaggTCCCAGCAGAACAGGCACATTCTGATATAACCGTGTCTGACTTTGAAGGTGAAATAGAGATGAAGGTCACTGATGACGATGATTTAGACAGTGAGGATACAGAGGAAAAAACATCCAATGTAGCTGACGATCATATTATTGAAGGTGAAGATGACGGTGAAGACCTGACAGAAAAAACCACAGCAGCCAGTAAATTGGCTGAGACCACTGACGATTACAACAACGATGATGCTGAAGATTACAGGGGAGGTGATGAAGATAACAAAGATAAGGATGATTATTTGGAGATCGAGGATGCAGAGGAAACAACAGCACATGATGAATCTGTTTCTGAAATAGATAACAAAAAGGATCATGTCACTGAAAGTGAAGATGACGTTAAAGACCTGATAGGACCATTCACAGAAGCACCTAAACTGGCTGATAATGAAGATGATTTAGAGCGTGAGGATGAAGAAGGAAAAATAACATCTGATCTAGCTCTAGCTGAAATAGATAACAAACATGACCACATGACTGAAAGTGAAGATGACCTGATAGAACcacccacagcagcagcatcactgACAGATAACCACAAtgttcatgatgatgatgatgcagaagaaaaaattaaatctgaTGTAGTTGTAACTGAAATGGATGACAAAGATGATCCTCTGACTGTAAGTGAAGCTGACAGTGAAGATCTAATAGATCCACCTGCAGAAGCACCATCATTGACTGAGAACTGTGATGTTAATTATGGTGAtgttcatgatgatgatgatgatttggATAGTGATGatgcagaagaaaaaataaaatctgatggAGGTCTAGCTGAAGACCTTGTAGAACCACAAACAGAATCACCTAAAATGGCTGAGGCCAGTGATGCTGATGAGGAAGATGATTTACAGAGCGAGGATGCAGAAGACAAAATAAAAGCTGAAATACGTAATAAAGATGACCACATGACTGAAAGTGAAGATGATAGTGAAGACCATACAGAACCAACTACAGCAGCACCATCACTGGCTGAGGTCAGTGATAATCaaaatgatgatgaagatgataaTGATTTTGACAGTGATGGTTCAGAGATGACAGAACCGCTGGAGACAATGGATACAGATGTATCAGCTGAACAAACCAAACCTGAGGACATACTTTTGAAGCCTGACAGTTCTGCCAATGGTGATgaccaaaacaacaacaacaacgacagAAGGAAGGAAAAATCCAAAATGAAGAAGCAGTTGCCGGGGAAGACAAGGCAATCAAACATCACGTCCGATGTTCTCACAGAGCAAGAAGATCTGGACTCTTTGCCACAGGACTTATACGGAG TTCTTGAACAAGAAAAAGCATATaaagagcaaaaaacaaaagaagaagtgTATAAGGTCATCCAAG AGTTGAGAGCCGcagaggatgaagaggatgaagaacAGATGGCCATAACTgaggaaacagaaaaaaatgctgaagaAAAAACATCCGACAGAATGAAACGCAAAGCCAAGCTTCAGATGAACATGACTTCAGATGACCTGGAGCCCAAAG CAGAGAAACTGGAGAAGCCCGAGAAGCTGAAGAAGAAACCCAGTGTTGAGACTCATGTGATAAAAAAGAAGTCCCAGAAAG AGGTGGAAGCTCAAAGGGAAAGAGCCAAACCAGCAAAGAAAG AAGCTGAGGTCCTGAAAGAGAAAGTCAAACCAGCCAAGACAG AACGTAAAGTTGCAAAGAAAGCTGAACAAGCAAAGAAAG CAGCACCTAAAGTTTCCACAGAAAAAGCCAAAATATCACCAGAGAGAAAAG AAGCTGAGGATCTGAAGAGGAAAGTCAAACCAGCTCCAGCAATTAAGG AAGTGCCACAAGAAAAAGTCAAGCTTGCACCTGAAGAGGCCGAAG TTACAAAGGAGAAGGTCAAACCACTGAAGAAAg aCTTTGCTGCTTCAAAGGAAAAAGCCAAACCAAAGAAAG ATGTGGAAGCTCAGACAGAGAGGGCCAAACCAGGAAAGG ATGCTGAAGTCCCAAAAGAAAAAGCTAAAGCAAAGGAGG CAAGACAAGTGGCAAAAGAAAAACCAGCAGCACAAATAAAAG AGCCTCAGGTTCCACAGAAGAAACCCATAACTCCTGAGAAAG AACCAGCTGAAAAGGCCAAAGCTCgaccaacaaaaaaag AATCTGAATTACCAAAAGAAAAGGCCAAGGCTCCAGCTGAAGTAAAAG AAGTtccaaaagaaaaagtgaaaccTACTCCACCAATTAAAA AACCAAAGATTCTGAAGAAGGACCTCAAACCTATAACGAAAG AACCCAAGATTCCAAAGGAGGAATCCAAACCTATAAAGAaag AACCTAAGATTCCAAAGGAGGAACCCAAACCAATAAAGGAAG AACCAGAGATTCCAAAGGAGGAATCTAAACCTACAAAGAAAG TGCCAGAAAAGGCCAAGTCTGCCCCAGCAATAAAAG AACCAGAAAtgccaaaagaaaaagagaagccCACTCTAACAGTTAAAA AAGCAGAAGtgacaaaagaaaaagccaAGTCTACTCGAGCTGCTAAAC AAGCAGAAGTGCCGAAAGAAAAGGCCAGGCCTACTCCAGGGGTTAAAA AACCAGAGGAGGAAACCCATCCTGAAAAGAAAG AAATTCAGAAAGAGGAACCCAAATCTTCAAAGAAAG AACCCAAGATCCTGAAAGAGGAACCCAAACCTATTAAGAAAG AACCAAAGATTCTGAAGGAGCTCAAACCTATAAAGAAAG TACCCAAGATTCCTAAGGAGGGATCCAAACCTATAAAGAAAG AACTTAAAATGCCAAAAGAAGAACCCAAACCAATAAAGGAAG AACCAGAGATTCCAAAGGAGGAACCTAAACCTACAAAGAAAG AACCAGAGATTTCAAAGGAGGAATCCAAACCTATAAAGACAG AACCCAAGGTTCCAAAGGAGGAAACCCCACCTTCAAAGAAAG ACCCCAAGATTCTGAAAGAGGAAACCCAACCTATGAAGAAAG CTCCTGAGCTTTCAAAGGAGGAGCCCAAACATATTAAGAAAG AACACAAGGTTCTGAAAGAGGAACCCTCACCTATAACGAAAG AACCCAAGATTCCGAAGGAGGAACCCAAACCCAAGAAAG AATCAAAGATTCCAAAGGCAAAACCTAGACCTACAATGAAAG AACCAGATATTTCAAAGGAGGAATCCAAACCAATAAAGACAG AACCTAAAAGTCCAAAGAAGGAACTCAAACCAATCAAGAAAG AACCTAAGATTCCAAAGGAGGAACTCAAACCAATCAAGAAAG AACCCAAGGTTAAAAAAGAGAACACCCAACCTATTAAGAAAG AACCCAAAATCCCAAAGGTGAAAGCCAAACCTATAATGAAAG AACCCAAGGTTCCAAAGGAAGAAATACAACTTATAAAGAAAG AAGCCAAGATTCCAGAGGAGGAGCCCAAACCTATAAAGAAAG AACCCAAGGTTCCAAAGGAAGAAACCAAACCCATAAAAAAAG AACCCAAGGTTAAAAAAGAGGACACCCAATCTATTACGAAAG CAGAACCCAAGATTCCAAAGGAGGAGCCCGAACCTATAAAGAAAG AACCCAAGGTTCCAAAGGAAGACACCCAACCTATAAAGAAAG AACCCAAGATTCCAGTGGAGGAGCCCAAACCTATAAAGAAAG AACCCAAGGTTCCAAAGGAAGACACCCATCCTATAAAGAAAG AACCCAAGATTCCAGTGGAGGAGCCCAAACCTATAAAGAAAG AACCCAAGGTTCCAAAGGAAGACACCCAACCTATAAAGAAAG AACCCAAGATTCCAGTGGAGGAGCCCAAATCTATAAAGAAAG AACCCAAGATTCCAGTGGAGGAGCCCAAATCTATAAAGAAAG AACCCAAGGTTCCAAAGGAAGAAACCAAACCCATAAAGAAAG AACCCAAGATTCCAGAGGAGGAGCCCAAATCTATAAAGAAAG AACCCAAGGTTCCAAAGGAAGAAACCAAACCTATCAAGAAAG AACCCAAGACTCCAAAGGTGGAAGCCAAACCTATAAAGAAAG AACCCAAGATTCCAGAGGAGGAGCCCAAATCTATAAAGAAAG AACCCAAGATTCCAGTGGAGGAGCCCAAATCTATAAAGAAAG AACCCAAGGTTCCAAAGGAAGAAACCAAACCTATAAAGAAAG AACCCAAGATTCCAAAGGAGGAGCCCAAACCTATAAAGAAAG AACCCAAGATTCCAGAGGAGGAGCCCAAACCTATAAAGAAAG AACCCAAGGTTCCAAAGGAAGAAACCAAACCTATAAAGAAAG AACCCAAGACTCCAAAGGTGGAAGCCAAACCTATAAAGAAAG AATCCAAGATTCCAGAGGAGGAGCCCAAATCTATAAAGAAAG AACCCAAGATTCCAGAGGAGGAGCCCAAATCTATAAAGAAAG AACCCAAGATTCCAGAGGAGGAGTCCAAATCTATAAAGAAAG AACCCAAGGTTCCAAAGGAAGACACCCAACCTATAAAGAAAG AACCCAAGATTCCAAAGGAGGAGCCCAAACCTATAAAGAAAG AACCCAAGGTTCCAAAGGAAGAAACCAAACCTATCAAGAAAG AACCCAAGACTCCAAAGGTGGAAGCCAAACCTATAAAGAAAG AACCCAAGATTCCAGAGGAGGAGCCCAAATCTATAAAGAAAG AACTAGATATTCTAAAGGAGGAACCCAAGAAAG CAGAGGCAGAAGTAGCAAAAGGCAAAGTCAAGTCCACTCCTGCAGTTAAAA AGCCTGAGGTTCCTAAGGAGAAACCTGAACCAATAAAGAAAG aAGCAGAAATGCCAAAAGAGAAACTCAAAGCCACTCCAACAATAAAAA AAGCTGAGGTtcaaaaggaggagaagaaactaATGAAGAAAg AACCAGAGGTGCCTAATGAAAAAGTATTACACACCACGGCAACACAAG TAGAGCCTGTTCTAAAGGAGAAAGTCAAGCCACCAAGGAAAG ATGTTGAATTGGCAAAAGCAAAAGCCAAACCGGCTCCACCATTAAAAG CAGAAGCTGGCATTCCAAAGGACAAAGCTAAACCTAAAAAAG CTGCTGAGAAGGACAAAGAAAAGCCAGAGCCCACTCCATCACCAAAGG AATTAGGTGTGAAGAAGGAAAAAGTCCCAGCTGCACCAACAGCAAAAA AGCCAGATGTTCCCAAGACTGAAGCCAAACAACCAAAGAAAG CACCAGGAGCGGTTTTGAAAGAAAGACTGAAACTGACAAGAGGTAAAGCAGACATTCACCTCAAAGCAG AGCTTGAAGGTCTGAAAAATCTTACAAAGCCTATTCCAAAGAAAG AACACATTGTAAAGGAAAGGAAGAAGCTGGTGGAGAAAG CAACTCCAGAGGCACCAAAAGAAGTGAAACCTGTGCCAGAGACAGAAG AGCCTGAAGTTTCACAGGAGACCACTGCACCTCTGGAGAAAG TTGTTCATATAGAATCTGTAACACCAGTGGACGTCACAGAACCAGCGCCTACAAAACCAG GTGAACCACCGCTGTTGGAGGAGTTTGGTGCAGAAGAAG atgacctGCCCTACTTCCAGTGCTTCTTTGTGGATGAAGATGACACCCACTATCCTTTCTTCCCTTTCTCACCGATCCAAATGTGA